A single Ctenopharyngodon idella isolate HZGC_01 chromosome 22, HZGC01, whole genome shotgun sequence DNA region contains:
- the cfi gene encoding complement factor I isoform X3 → MRVLGVFIFTCLLFQTAECDDDSLVITQCRHQNYTRLSCAKVFCPPWRRCIAGQCVCKMPYKCPRQDYHACTLDRSEYYSMCQAKAISCRSNKPVFSHISTTCRAEEKVEVTVQDSGSHKVVMINTRLGKMFVCGSDWNMAAANVVCRNPLNVDRGAAAVSKTKYRILDKDTEWPTKCMSVRCTGSELSLAECTIYNPQPITENTVATAKCYNEPKGECKKFLCVNGKCLNKGKPCDGVDDCGDNSDEMCCQRCDKESEAFHCKSDVCIPRHAVRDGIRDCLGGEDELDENDKPVENNLQDLFSDPMSEIRRIRSSAESQLECGIPNMEYEYKQEDDATSHLRRKRIVGGEEALPTQIQWQVAIQYEGSIHCGGAYLGGCWVLTAAHCVRPKPKSYRIKISLWKKHRKQSTTDSIQVKNIIIHHEYNPQTYANDIALVQLEKLSLSDKCMQDNPAVRAVCVPWSTQQFQPNDTCTISGWGHDRAGVSSETLKWANVTIIGDCKNYYKDRFLPGMECAGDLEGKVDSCQGDSGGPLVCKDASGVSYVWGIVSWDDKCGEPNYPGIYTKVAHYFDWIRFHTGWAAVAKYNQ, encoded by the exons ATGAGGGTCCTCGGTGTTTTTATCTTCACGTGTCTTCTCTTCCAGACCGCT GAATGTGATGATGATTCCTTGGTCATCACTCAATGTCGGCATCAGAATTACACACGGCTGTCTTGCGCGAAAGTGTTCTGTCCACCATGGAGGCGATGTATCGCGGGACAGTGTGTCTGTAAGATGCCGTACAAGTGTCCACGGCAGGATTACCACGCGTGTACGCTGGACAGATCCGAGTATTACTCCATGTGTCAGGCCAAAGCCATCTCCTGCAGATCCAACAAGCCCGTGTTCTCTCACATCAGCACAACCTGCAGAG CGGAAGAGAAGGTGGAAGTGACTGTGCAGGACTCTGGCTCTCATAAAGTGGTCATGATAAACACAAGGTTGGGAAAAATGTTTGTATGTGGCAGTGACTGGAATATGGCTGCAGCTAATGTTGTTTGTCGAAACCCTCTGAATGTCGACAG AGGAGCGGCGGCAGTGAGTAAAACCAAGTACAGGATTCTTGACAAAGATACTGAATGGCCAACGAAGTGTATGAGTGTTCGCTGCACGGGATCTGAGCTCTCATTGGCAGAATGCACCATCTATAATCCCCAGCCAATCACAGAAAACACTGTGGCCACCGCAAAGTGTTATAACGAACCCAAAG GCGAATGTAAGAAGTTCCTCTGTGTGAACGGGAAGTGTTTAAATAAAGGAAAACCCTGCGATGGTGTTGATGACTGTGGAGACAACAGTGACGAGATGTGCTGCCAAA GATGTGATAAAGAAAGCGAAGCGTTCCACTGTAAGTCGGACGTCTGTATTCCCCGTCACGCCGTCCGAGATGGAATCAGGGACTGTCTGGGAGGAGAAGATGAACTGGATG aaaatgacaAACCAGTAGAGAATAATCTGCAAGATTTGTTTTCTGATCCAATGTCTG AGATCAGAAGAATTCGTTCGTCTGCCGAGAGCCAGCTAGAGTGTGGCATTCCCAATATGGAGTATGAGTACAAACAAGAGGACGATGCGACTTCCCATCTACGCAGGAAACGCATAGTAGGAGGAGAAGAGGCCTTACCG ACTCAGATACAGTGGCAGGTGGCCATTCAGTACGAAGGCTCGATCCACTGTGGAGGGGCGTATCTGGGTGGCTGCTGGGTTTTGACCGCCGCCCACTGCGTCAG GCCCAAACCAAAGTCCTACCGAATCAAGATCTCCCTCTGGAAGAAGCACCGCAAGCAGTCGACGACAGACAGCATCCAAGTGAAGAACATCATCATCCATCATGAATATAACCCACAAACCTACGCCAACGACATTGCTTTGGTGCAGCTAGAGAAGCTGAGTCTTTCGGACAAGTGCATGCAGGACAACCCTGCGGTCCGAGCCGTCTGCGTGCCCTGGTCCACCCAACAGTTCCAGCCCAACGACACCTGCACCATATCCGGCTGGGGCCACGACAGAG CGGGAGTATCATCAGAGACTCTAAAATGGGCAAATGTGACGATTATTGGTGACTGCAAGAATTATTACAAGGACCGTTTCCTCCCTGGAATGGAGTGTgcag GTGACCTGGAGGGGAAGGTGGACTCGTGTCAGGGTGACTCCGGAGGGCCGCTGGTGTGTAAGGACGCGTCTGGCGTGTCGTATGTGTGGGGAATTGTGAGCTGGGATGATAAATGTGGTGAACCCAATTATCCTGGCATCTACACTAAAGTGGCACATTATTTCGACTGGATCCGCTTCCACACAGGCTGGGCGGCTGTAGCCAAATATAACCAGTAA